From the genome of Alteromonas stellipolaris:
ACCAATTATCGACTTTTGCTGGTACTGGCATAGTGGCAGAAAATGTTTCTTTATCTAAGCCAAACAAGCGGTCGTGGTACTTGCCGGTGATCACTCGTAATGCTTCAAGGGCGAATTCTAGTTGGTTTTCAGCCTGAATCTCTTGAGCGACTGTGCTGTCGTAATTAGCTTGTGCTTCATGCACGTCAGTAATAGCAGTAAGCCCTACTTCGAAGCGCTGACGGGTTTGTTCTAACTGACGTTCAATGGCACGTTTTTCTGCGTTAACAAACTCAACGCTATCTCGGGCACGTAATACATCAAAGTAAGCGGTAACCGTCCGCACGATTAAATCTTGCATGCTAGCGGCTAATTGCGCATCGCTTTGTTCTGCAACCTTTTCGGCGCGATCTAAGCCAATCCAGTTTGCATGATCGTACAACGACATAGATAACGAAATACCGTACTCGATATTGTCATTGTCGGTCTCGAAAGTGACAACTTGTAAATCTTCTGCGTTTGTACCTAATGTTTGTGCACTTTCTGTGGTAGAGGTGGTGTAAGACATAGACCCAGAGATTTGAGGAAGAAGGTTTGCACGGCTAATGCTGATCCCTTCAAATGCAGCATCACGCTGCGCTTTCGCTTGATTTACCAAAGGGTCATTGGCAAGTGCTTGTTGATACACTTGCGTCAGATCATCGGCAAGCGCACCGGTTGTTACTGAGAAACCGATTGCCAGCGACAGAAGTTTTCGATTCATGCTTACGTCTTCCTGTTATGTCTAGGTGAGTCTAAGTGACTGCTAATAATTATAAATAATATGTGAAGTGTATAAATTTTATTCGCAAACCGAAACAGTTCAGTCGTAACAGTATTGCTTTAACTGTAACAGAATATGTGATCCAACCTAGTTCATTGGCAAGTAATCACATTTATCTCAGAAAATTCGGTATTAACTTTTTATGCTTCCGTCCGCGATTAGGGCGCGTATACAAAAGTTGTATGTCTATGTACTATGCATGATAAATCGTTTCGAACCAAAAGTGTCTGCAAATGAGCAAGAAAATCCTTTCATTTACCTCAAACGACGTTGAAATTAAGAGTGTAAAATCGGTTTATCGTGGTTTTTTCACCATGCAAGAATATCTGTTTACGCACAAATGCTTCGACGGCACCCAAAGCGGTACGGTGAAACGAGAGCTATTTGAACGCGGTCATGCTGTAGGCGTATTGCCCTACGATCCTATTTTGAATGAATTTGTTCTTATTGAGCAGTTTAGAATAGGGGCATTAGCGACATCTTCAACCCCTTGGCTGATAGAAATAATAGCGGGCATGATTGATGAAGGCGAAACAGACGTAGATGTATGCCATAGAGAGTCGATGGAAGAGGCCGGTATTGAGCTTGAAAATCTCACCAAAGCAATGAGTTATTTATCTAGCCCTGGGGGAACGACCGAGCGTATTCATATTTTTATTGCAAAAACCGATGCAGAAAAAGCACATGGCATTCACGGATTAGAGAGTGAGTCGGAAGATATCAAAGTACATAGAGTGGCTGAGCAAACTGCCCTTGAATGGCTGGAAAACGGCCATATAGACAACGCTGCCGCAGTAATTGCGCTACAATGGTTCTTTATGAACAAATCCACGCTAATGGAGCAATGGAAGATATCGTGACACAACGTACCCACAGAAAATACGTCCCTCATCTACCCACAATGCAGGCATTGTGCGAGTTAAACTACGCGCACATTCTTCGTATTCTGCCCGATTGTGATACAGAGGAACTTAACTACGTATTTACCGTGGGCGACACGCTTACGTACGAAATTAAGATTATTGAGTCTGCTCGATACACCAGTACGTTAAGCCTTAAACAAACGTCCGACGATATGCCCAGCTATTTAACACCTTCAATGACGGTGCGTTTGTACCATGATGCCAGAATGGCCGAAGTAATAAATAGCCAAAATACGGGCGCACTTCAACCTTCCTACGAATACCCTAATTTGAAAATGCGCCAACGCAATGAAAAGCAAATGGTGAATATCTTTCTTGCTGAATGGTTAGATTTTTGCCGCAAACTTCGTCCTAAGGTAACTTCGCTAGCGTGAGTACCCTGCTGCATATTAGCGACTGCCATTTATTTGGTGATACCACTCGCCAAGGTTACGGTGCGATTAATCCCTATCAAAGCTTAAAACAGATATTGATTGAGGCTTTCGAGCACAGCGCCAATATTAGCTCGATTATCGTTACCGGTGATATTAGCGGGGATGACTCTCTGGCAAGCTATCAGCACTTTACCGCGTTGATGGAAGACTACGCCAAGGCACCGGTTTATGTGATTGCCGGCAATCATGATAATAACCTTCATTTTGATACATTATCTGCTCACCATCTTGTTGCTGGCGCGCCAGTTGAATTAGGCGACTGGCAAATTCACGGTTTAGATACACGTTTTGAAGGCGCGAGAGGGCAGGTAGATATTCATGAGCTTAAGGTTATAGGCAAACAAGTATCTGAACATTCACATCGCCATCACTTACTTGCCATGCACCACCACGCCTCGCCATCTAAAAGCTGGATGGATAAACACGACTTGGCAAACGCCGGTGAGTTTTTAAACTGGGTAGAGGAAGGCATTCCATTAGTGGCCATCATTCATGGCCATGTACATTCGCCCCTTCGTTACACGCTAGGTACAAATAATAAAGTACCAGTGATGGGCTGCCCAGCAAGTTGTTGGCAGTGGGAAATGGCACCTGAATTTGCGTTAAGTGACGAGCAGCCCGGTTATCAATTAATTAGGTTACACGACGATGGAACGTTAACCTGCGACATAAAGAGAACAAAAACAATATGAAACATGTGTTATACCTTCATGGCTTTTTAAGTTCACCAATGTCTGTGAAAGCGCAGGCTACCAAAGCGTATTTTGAGCAGCATCACCCCGATGTAACATTACATATTCCCGCGCTTTCGAATTACCCGAGCCAAGTAGAAAGCCAGTTACTGACACTGATAGAAAGCACGCCTGCGCTAATTAAAGATGGCCTGCGCGTTATTGGTAGTTCTATGGGCGGTTATTTATCGACTTTTTTAATTGAAAAGTTCTCGGGTAAAGCGGTATTGATTAACCCTGCGGTAAAACCTTATGAATTGCTGCAAGGTTTTATTGGAAAACATACCAACCCGTATACGGGTGAAGTGTTTCATATTGTTGAAAGCGATATTGAAGTGATAGAAAAATTAGACGCTAAAGAATTGCAGCATGCACCAGCGTACAAGGTGTTACTGCAAACTGAGGATGAAACCTTAGATTACCGTTTAGCAGAAACCAAATACGCAATGAGTACGCTAGTGGTTGAGGAAGGCGGCGATCACAGCTTTACTGGCTTTGAGAATCACTTACCCGCCATTGCAGATTTTCTGCTTAAAGACTAAAAGCCGTTAAATGCGTCGCGCTTCCCATTGTTGCGCTACTATCAACAGCGTATCGTTTCTACCAAGTTTGCTGACTATCGCCTTTTCATTGCGAGGGTAGGCAAGCCTTGGTAACATCAATTTATCTTGCGTTGCAGTTGTCTTCTGCGTACGTTAACCCTTGTTGCTGGCTTAAATAATAACCATAACTATGTCAAATCAATATAACTCTGATGCAATTGAAGTCTTAAACGGTCTCGACCCGGTTAAGCGCCGCCCAGGCATGTATACCGATACCACTCGACCCAATCATTTGGGCCAAGAAGTTATCGATAATAGTGTGGATGAAGCCCTAGCAGGTCATGCTTCCAACATTAAAGTTATCTTGCATGAAGACCAATCACTTGAAGTCATCGATGACGGCCGTGGTATGCCGGTAGATATTCACCCTGAAGAGAAAATTTCTGGCGTAGAGCTTATTTTAAGTAAGTTGCATGCTGGAGGAAAATTCTCTAACAAAAACTATGCGTTTTCTGGGGGATTGCACGGGGTGGGTATTTCAGTGGTCAACGCCCTCTCTACACGGGTAGAAGTGACTATTCGTCGTGATAGTAACGTGTATCAAATAGCCTTTGCCAATGGCGATAAAATTGAAGAGCTGGCGGTAATAGACACCTGTGGCAAACGTAATACAGGTACACGCGTGCACTTTTGGCCCGATCCACAATATTTCGATTCAGCTAAATTCTCAGTCAGCCGTCTTATTCACAACCTTCGTGCAAAAGCAGTACTAAGCCCAGGTTTACGTATTCGTTTTGACAATAAAATCGCCAAAGACTCGCAAGAATGGTACTACGAAGATGGTTTGCAAGATTACTTGTATCAAGCGGTACAAGAATACGAAACACTCCCTACTGATGTGCCTTTTGTCGGTAGCTTCAAAGGCAACACTGAAGGGGCTGATTGGGCGGTAATGTGGCTACCAGAAGGCGGTGAATTAACTACCGAAAGTTACGTTAACCTTATCCCTACTGCCCAAGGCGGTACGCATGTGAATGGTATGCGCCAAGGCTTGTTAGAGTCTATGCGTGAGTTTTGTGAATTTAGAAACTTAATGCCCCGTGGTGTGAAACTGTCTCCTGATGATATCTGGGACCGATGTGCTTATATTTTGTCTACCAAAATGCAAGACCCACAATTTGCAGGGCAAACTAAAGAGCGCTTATCGTCACGCCAAGCTTCTGCGTTTGTATCAGGGGTAGTAAAAGACGCGTTTAGCTTATGGTTAAACCAACATACTGAAGTGGCTGAAGCTTTGGCAGAGATGTGCATTAACAATGCACAGCGCCGTTTACGTCAAAACAAAAAAGTGGCGCGTAAAAAGGTAACCCAAGGGCCAGCACTGCCAGGTAAGTTAACCGACTGTTCGTCTCAGGATATTTCCTACTCTGAACTCTTCCTCGTGGAAGGGGATTCAGCGGGTGGTTCTGCTAAGCAAGCTAGAGACCGAGAGTTCCAGGCTATCATGCCTCTTCGCGGTAAAATCCTAAATAGCTGGGAAGTAGACTCTTCACAAGTATTAGCGTCACAAGAAATTCACGATATATCAGTAGCGTTAGGTATCGATCCAGATTCTACGGATTTGTCTGGTCTACGTTACGGTAAGATTTGTATATTGGCTGATGCCGATTCCGACGGACTGCACATAGCCACTTTGTTGTGTGCATTGTTTGTAAAACACTTTAGAACGTTAGTCGACCAAGGTCATGTTTATGTAGCCATGCCGCCGCTGTTTCGTATTGATGTGGGCAAGGAAGTTTTCTATGCGCTAGATGAAGGCGAGAAAAAAGGCATATTAGACCGTATAGAAGCAGAGAAAAAGCGGGGCAAAGTAAACGTTCAGCGCTTTAAAGGGTTAGGTGAAATGAACCCGTTGCAGCTTCGTGAAACTACGATGGATCCCAATACTCGCCGTTTAGTTCAACTCACCATAGAAGACTCGGCAGAAATGCTAGAGTTGATGGACATGCTGTTAGCTAAAAAGCGCTCTGGCGACAGAAAAATATGGCTTGAGAGTAAAGGGAACATGGCGGAAGTCGGGGTTTAACCTTTGTTCGCCTGATAGCCATATTGGTATCGATATGGCTTATACCTTGTTTGATACACGCTCAAGTCTGTCTTTCAGATCATGGCGTCATTTAATAACGACATGCCCTCATCGCTCATAAACCTCTTTTACCGATCCTGTTTCAACCTATTAATAGTCGCTAACCTATATTTTTTCTCACAAGTACCTCGTGTGCCTAATTGGCGCGCCCATCGCAAAATCAAACTTAGGGTGTTGGAATAGCTAGCGGATAACTATCGAATAACTATCAAGTAACTATCAAATCAGGCCGATGTATTAGTGATATAAAACCAGCTAGCTATCGTGATCGTTTCGTTGGTTTTGAGTATAAACAATGGGTTTTTTGAACCTTTTAGGTACGTAACGCGTTTTATTTAACGTAATAAGATTAGACTTTAGTATACTTCTACAGTGCTAATTACTGGTATAGTAAGCGTATTAGATGCGGTGAAGATGCCGCAAATACTGAATGTTCGCATTGGCATTCAGTTAACTCAAATGGAGCTAAATGTAGTATGGAATCTTTACCGTCATCGCGGGTGACTAAACCTGAGATAGCTCCTTTTATTGTTGGCGTAGGCTCTTCAGCGGGCGGAATAGAAGCATTGATTAATCTGGTAAGTGAATTACCAAAAGACATTAATGCGTCTTTTATTATTGCTCAGCATTTATCGCCTACCCATAAAAGCCAAATGACGGAAATATTGGCGCGGGAAACTGAATATCCTGTGGTTGAGGCGACGCCGCATTGCAAAATCAAAGCGAACACCATTTATGTAGGCCCACCTGGCTTCCACCTCAAATACAAAGAGGGGTATTTACACCTCGATAAGTCACCGGATGAGCTTTCGCCTAAGCCTTCAGTAAACCTCTTGTTTGAATCATTAGCTGATGAAATTGGCGATCACGCCATTGGCGTTATCTTATCTGGTACTGGCGGCGATGGTGCCAGAGGGCTTAAGGCCATTAAAGGTGTTGGTGGATTTGCCTTTGTACAAGACCCTGCCTCAGCAAAATATGATGGCATGCCCAAAGCGGCGCTTGAAAATGTGGCTGTGGATTCAATTCTTGAACCCCAAGAAATGGGGCAAGAAATTGCACATATTTCGCAAAACATCGCGCGTAATTTCTTAGCGGTGCAGGAAGACACTCGAAGTGAATTAATGAGTGAGCTCTACGGAAAGATAAGAACGGCGACCAAAATAGATTTCAGTTTTTACAAACAATCGACCTTATTGCGCAGGGTGAATCGCCGTTTAATTGCCACACAAACTGAAGATTTACCCTCATACTTGACCTATTTAGACAATAACGCCGATGAAGTTATAGCGTTGTCGAAAGAGCTTTTAATTTCAGTTACCGACTTTTTCAGAGACAACACTGCCTTTAACGCTATCAAAACGCACATACAAAGCATTGTAGAGAACAAAAACAGCGGCGATGCTATTCGTTTATGGGTAGCAGGATGTGCCACTGGAGAAGAGGCGTACTCATTAGCCATCTTGTTTCTTGAAGCTATTGAGAAGCAAGGCATTGATGCCAACTTACAGATTTTTGCGACTGATATCGACGAACATGCACTCTCAGTTGCCCGCAAAGGGGCTTATTCTGTTCAGGCCATTGCAAGCCTTTCATCCGATTTAACCGACAAATACTTTCGGTATGCTGACAATGCGTATTACCCGCAAAAACTACTGCGTGATGTAATCACCTTTTCTCGTCAGGATATCACGCGAGATCCGCCATTTTTACACCTTGACATGGTGTCGTTTAGAAATGTACTTATCTACTTTAATAGCGATTTACAGCAGCGGGTGTTATCGCTGTTTCGTTATTCGTTAACCAAAGAAGGTATTCTCTTTTTAGGTAAGTCTGAATCGATTGGCTCGACAGAAGATATCTTTGTTGCCCTTGATAGGCGCAGTAGAATTTTTAAAGTAAGCGAGGCGTCTAAGCCTCCCTCACTGCCGAAAATGCTAAAAAGCCATGTAGATATAACTAAAACGAAAACGGCTATCACTAACAGCTACGAAAATATTTTCACTCGTTCTGTACTAGATAGCTTCGGGCCAAGTTTACTCATCAGTGAAAGGTTTGCCATTTTGCACTCACATGGCAACTTACAACGCTTTATTACGTTCCCATCTGGGGTGCCCGATCTTAACTTATCGAAACTCATTGCTGCGCCTTTTGCCGCAGACTTGATTTCTTGCGTGAATAAGGCAAGTCGTACTGGTGAAATAGCAATAAGTCGAGCTAAGCGCTTAGCCGACGATGATAGTCGGCTGTGGAAGTTACGGGTGCTACCGCTAGAAAACCAAAGTCCTCAGCACTACTTAGTTAATTTTTATGAATACGACACTATTATTGATGCCGAGCCCAAAGAGCCGACGGCAACCAATGAAGCTGATGTTGCTGAATTAATTGCAGCTCGAGAGCAACTACAAACGCTTACCGAAGAAATGGCTGCCTCAGCGGAAGAAATGCAGGCACTTAATGAAGAAGTGCAAGCCGCTAATGAAGAGCTACAAGCGAATAACGAAGAGCTTGAAGCCACCAACGAAGAGCTTCAGGCTACTAACGAAGAACTCATTAGCGTAAATGAAGAAAGCATGCGGAAATCTGCTGATTTAGGTGCTATTAACAGTGAGTTAATGAGCGTTTATAACACGTTAGATTTCCCCATCTTGGTGTTTGATACCGATACCTGCCTAAGTCGAACGAATGACGCTGCCAATCGGCGTTTTCATTTAAATAACGGCTCGTTTAAAAAGCCAATTTACTCGCTTAATTTCCCTGACTATTTTGAAGATATTGAAAAGCGCTTAAGTAAAACCCTCCGTAATGGGGTAAATACGAGCATGGTGATCAAGCCATCGAGCCAAGAAACTTACAATGTATTCATTACGCCAATTTTAAATAGTCGAGACCGCATCACTGGGGCTATTTTGGTTATTATTGATAACTCAGAATTGGTCCTTGCCCACGAGCGAATTGAAAAAAGCCAAGAGCAGCTTTTATCTATCATGAATAACTCGTTGGCGTTAATTGCACTAAAAGACAATGCGGGCAGATATGAGTTTGTTAACTCACGTTTTGAAGAAGTCTTTGGCGTAACCGCGCAAGATGTGATTGGTAAAACCGACCTTCAAATTTTTGAGCGAGATACTGCCCGTCAGTTCCGTGAAAAAGACTTAGATACCATGCGTACTTTATCCCCGGTAGAAACCCTTGATGAGTTCACCTTGCGGGCTGGTAAAGTTATCATCAAAAGTGTGCGATTCCCTATTTTTGATGCTGAAGGCACTATTAAGTCAATTTGTACCCAAGCAACAGATATTTCAAAAGAATTACATGCCAATGAACAGTTGCGTTTAGCTGGCAAAATATTTGAGCGTACCAGTGAAGCTATCCTTGTTACTGATGCTAACCAGCGCATTCTTACTACCAACGAAACGTTTGCTGAGCTAACTGGTTTTTCTCAGCAGGAGCTAACCGGCAAAACACCAAAATTGCTGGAATCAGGAGAGCACTCTAAAGATTTCTTTATAGCAATGAAAGCCTCCTTAACCGAACGAGGGTTTTGGCAGGGCGAGGTTGTTAACAAGGTCAAAGATGGCAGTCATGTGAAAATGTGGCTAACGGTTAATGCGGTGAAAGGCGCTAATGGCGATATTGTTAATTACGTAGCGGCTTATAGTAATATTGACGAAATAAAGAATATGCAGCGCCGCATTGAGTATCTTGCTACCCATGATGAGCTAACGGGGCTCCCTAATAGAACCGTGTTACTTGAACGTCTTGAACTAATGATCAGTGGGGCGAAGCGTAGCAAGCAACTGTGCGGTGTGCTCTTTGTTGACCTAGATAACTTCAAGCCGGTTAATGATAACTTAGGTCATAAAGTGGGCGACTTGCTACTTAAGCAGGTTACTAAGCGACTGCAACAATGTATTCGCGACACAGATATGTTGGCGCGAATTGGCGGTGATGAGTTTGTAGCCTTAATATCAGCTTCTCATATCGACGAAATTGATGATATTGCAAAGCGTATTATAGGGCAGGTTCAAAACGAGTTTGATGTGTCTACGCATTCTATTTCGGTTTCTGCGAGTATAGGTATTGCCGTTTATCCCTCAGATGGAATTAGTTCTGAAATACTCTTGCAGCATGCAGATGAAGCCATGTATTTAGCAAAATCGTCTGGGCGCAATCAATATCAGTACTTTACCGCGAAGATGAAAGAACAAGCTTTAGCTCGCTTAGAAGTGGAGAAACAACTTAAAGTAGCACTAGAAGGTAAGCAGTTCTCTATGGTGTACCAGCCTCAGTTCGAGTCTACTTCGAATGCCATAATTGGCGCCGAGGCATTACTGCGCTATAAAAATAGCGACGGTGAAGTACTCAATGCAGAGTCATTTATTAATATTGCAGAGCGTGGCAAGCTCATTGAAAGTATCGGGTTTCACGCAGTAGAGCTGGTGGCAAGAGAAATTGCCCAATATATTCAGCTTGGCAACAAACTGCCCGCTATAGCGATTAATTTGTCTGGAGCGCAGCTGCTCACATCCGATTTCATTAAAAAATTTGTGGCGGTGCTTGAGCGTTATGAACTTACCGCAGGTCTATTTAAATTCGAAGTATCAGAAAAAGACATTGAAAGTGGCGAAGAGCGAATTTACCATCGGTTGAAAACATTGGCCTCGATGGGCAGTGTAATAAGTATTGATGACTATGGTCTATATAACAGTGCCATATCTCAGCTTCAACGAAGCGGTGCAAGTGAAATTAAGCTTTCCAGCCATTTGCTAAACGATGCTAGTGATAACAATGATACAAACAAACTCATCCAAGCATTGATTACTGCAGGAAAAGCGCTAG
Proteins encoded in this window:
- the tolC gene encoding outer membrane channel protein TolC, which gives rise to MNRKLLSLAIGFSVTTGALADDLTQVYQQALANDPLVNQAKAQRDAAFEGISISRANLLPQISGSMSYTTSTTESAQTLGTNAEDLQVVTFETDNDNIEYGISLSMSLYDHANWIGLDRAEKVAEQSDAQLAASMQDLIVRTVTAYFDVLRARDSVEFVNAEKRAIERQLEQTRQRFEVGLTAITDVHEAQANYDSTVAQEIQAENQLEFALEALRVITGKYHDRLFGLDKETFSATMPVPAKVDNWLETAQDKNLALLVDRLAMDIAKEDIAAARSGHLPTLDLSASLGRSKNDVDSQVIQYETPYLDSQSIGLSVSVPIYSGHRVSSQTDQAKFLYVSASQAAEQTYRETVQSIRSSFNNVKASISTIRALEQSVVSANSALKATEAGFDVGTRTIVDVLDSTRNLFDARNNLSGARYDFIQSVVTLKQAAGTLTGEDVAIINRGLKPMEDAE
- the nudF gene encoding ADP-ribose diphosphatase, with product MSKKILSFTSNDVEIKSVKSVYRGFFTMQEYLFTHKCFDGTQSGTVKRELFERGHAVGVLPYDPILNEFVLIEQFRIGALATSSTPWLIEIIAGMIDEGETDVDVCHRESMEEAGIELENLTKAMSYLSSPGGTTERIHIFIAKTDAEKAHGIHGLESESEDIKVHRVAEQTALEWLENGHIDNAAAVIALQWFFMNKSTLMEQWKIS
- a CDS encoding DUF1249 domain-containing protein, with translation MQALCELNYAHILRILPDCDTEELNYVFTVGDTLTYEIKIIESARYTSTLSLKQTSDDMPSYLTPSMTVRLYHDARMAEVINSQNTGALQPSYEYPNLKMRQRNEKQMVNIFLAEWLDFCRKLRPKVTSLA
- a CDS encoding metallophosphoesterase gives rise to the protein MSTLLHISDCHLFGDTTRQGYGAINPYQSLKQILIEAFEHSANISSIIVTGDISGDDSLASYQHFTALMEDYAKAPVYVIAGNHDNNLHFDTLSAHHLVAGAPVELGDWQIHGLDTRFEGARGQVDIHELKVIGKQVSEHSHRHHLLAMHHHASPSKSWMDKHDLANAGEFLNWVEEGIPLVAIIHGHVHSPLRYTLGTNNKVPVMGCPASCWQWEMAPEFALSDEQPGYQLIRLHDDGTLTCDIKRTKTI
- a CDS encoding YqiA/YcfP family alpha/beta fold hydrolase is translated as MKHVLYLHGFLSSPMSVKAQATKAYFEQHHPDVTLHIPALSNYPSQVESQLLTLIESTPALIKDGLRVIGSSMGGYLSTFLIEKFSGKAVLINPAVKPYELLQGFIGKHTNPYTGEVFHIVESDIEVIEKLDAKELQHAPAYKVLLQTEDETLDYRLAETKYAMSTLVVEEGGDHSFTGFENHLPAIADFLLKD
- the parE gene encoding DNA topoisomerase IV subunit B, with the protein product MSNQYNSDAIEVLNGLDPVKRRPGMYTDTTRPNHLGQEVIDNSVDEALAGHASNIKVILHEDQSLEVIDDGRGMPVDIHPEEKISGVELILSKLHAGGKFSNKNYAFSGGLHGVGISVVNALSTRVEVTIRRDSNVYQIAFANGDKIEELAVIDTCGKRNTGTRVHFWPDPQYFDSAKFSVSRLIHNLRAKAVLSPGLRIRFDNKIAKDSQEWYYEDGLQDYLYQAVQEYETLPTDVPFVGSFKGNTEGADWAVMWLPEGGELTTESYVNLIPTAQGGTHVNGMRQGLLESMREFCEFRNLMPRGVKLSPDDIWDRCAYILSTKMQDPQFAGQTKERLSSRQASAFVSGVVKDAFSLWLNQHTEVAEALAEMCINNAQRRLRQNKKVARKKVTQGPALPGKLTDCSSQDISYSELFLVEGDSAGGSAKQARDREFQAIMPLRGKILNSWEVDSSQVLASQEIHDISVALGIDPDSTDLSGLRYGKICILADADSDGLHIATLLCALFVKHFRTLVDQGHVYVAMPPLFRIDVGKEVFYALDEGEKKGILDRIEAEKKRGKVNVQRFKGLGEMNPLQLRETTMDPNTRRLVQLTIEDSAEMLELMDMLLAKKRSGDRKIWLESKGNMAEVGV
- a CDS encoding chemotaxis protein CheB, which encodes MESLPSSRVTKPEIAPFIVGVGSSAGGIEALINLVSELPKDINASFIIAQHLSPTHKSQMTEILARETEYPVVEATPHCKIKANTIYVGPPGFHLKYKEGYLHLDKSPDELSPKPSVNLLFESLADEIGDHAIGVILSGTGGDGARGLKAIKGVGGFAFVQDPASAKYDGMPKAALENVAVDSILEPQEMGQEIAHISQNIARNFLAVQEDTRSELMSELYGKIRTATKIDFSFYKQSTLLRRVNRRLIATQTEDLPSYLTYLDNNADEVIALSKELLISVTDFFRDNTAFNAIKTHIQSIVENKNSGDAIRLWVAGCATGEEAYSLAILFLEAIEKQGIDANLQIFATDIDEHALSVARKGAYSVQAIASLSSDLTDKYFRYADNAYYPQKLLRDVITFSRQDITRDPPFLHLDMVSFRNVLIYFNSDLQQRVLSLFRYSLTKEGILFLGKSESIGSTEDIFVALDRRSRIFKVSEASKPPSLPKMLKSHVDITKTKTAITNSYENIFTRSVLDSFGPSLLISERFAILHSHGNLQRFITFPSGVPDLNLSKLIAAPFAADLISCVNKASRTGEIAISRAKRLADDDSRLWKLRVLPLENQSPQHYLVNFYEYDTIIDAEPKEPTATNEADVAELIAAREQLQTLTEEMAASAEEMQALNEEVQAANEELQANNEELEATNEELQATNEELISVNEESMRKSADLGAINSELMSVYNTLDFPILVFDTDTCLSRTNDAANRRFHLNNGSFKKPIYSLNFPDYFEDIEKRLSKTLRNGVNTSMVIKPSSQETYNVFITPILNSRDRITGAILVIIDNSELVLAHERIEKSQEQLLSIMNNSLALIALKDNAGRYEFVNSRFEEVFGVTAQDVIGKTDLQIFERDTARQFREKDLDTMRTLSPVETLDEFTLRAGKVIIKSVRFPIFDAEGTIKSICTQATDISKELHANEQLRLAGKIFERTSEAILVTDANQRILTTNETFAELTGFSQQELTGKTPKLLESGEHSKDFFIAMKASLTERGFWQGEVVNKVKDGSHVKMWLTVNAVKGANGDIVNYVAAYSNIDEIKNMQRRIEYLATHDELTGLPNRTVLLERLELMISGAKRSKQLCGVLFVDLDNFKPVNDNLGHKVGDLLLKQVTKRLQQCIRDTDMLARIGGDEFVALISASHIDEIDDIAKRIIGQVQNEFDVSTHSISVSASIGIAVYPSDGISSEILLQHADEAMYLAKSSGRNQYQYFTAKMKEQALARLEVEKQLKVALEGKQFSMVYQPQFESTSNAIIGAEALLRYKNSDGEVLNAESFINIAERGKLIESIGFHAVELVAREIAQYIQLGNKLPAIAINLSGAQLLTSDFIKKFVAVLERYELTAGLFKFEVSEKDIESGEERIYHRLKTLASMGSVISIDDYGLYNSAISQLQRSGASEIKLSSHLLNDASDNNDTNKLIQALITAGKALGLKIIANKVETQQQLESLQDFGCDIIQGLVLSPMLTCSELNKKVSQ